In Niveispirillum cyanobacteriorum, the following proteins share a genomic window:
- the efp gene encoding elongation factor P: MKVNANTMRKGHILEHNGRLYVITGTQIVQPGKGGAFIQLEMKDVKTGNKNIERFRTGEAVERARLDDHEMTFLFAEDDNYTFMDKETFEQVTISGDIIGDGKIFLADGMEVVVQSFEGAPLSVELPQSVVLLITEADPVVKGQTASSSYKPAVLENGARVMVPPHIEAGTKIVVNIETGEYMERFKD; the protein is encoded by the coding sequence ATGAAGGTCAATGCGAACACCATGCGCAAGGGTCACATCCTTGAGCATAACGGCCGTCTCTATGTGATCACCGGCACCCAGATTGTGCAGCCCGGCAAGGGCGGCGCCTTCATCCAGTTGGAAATGAAGGACGTCAAGACCGGCAACAAGAATATCGAGCGCTTCCGCACCGGCGAAGCCGTGGAACGCGCCCGTCTGGACGATCACGAGATGACGTTCCTGTTCGCTGAAGACGACAATTACACCTTCATGGACAAGGAAACCTTTGAACAGGTGACCATCTCCGGCGACATCATCGGCGACGGCAAGATCTTCCTGGCCGACGGCATGGAAGTCGTGGTGCAGTCCTTCGAAGGCGCGCCCCTGTCGGTCGAACTGCCGCAGTCCGTGGTCCTGCTGATCACCGAGGCTGACCCGGTGGTGAAGGGCCAGACGGCCTCTTCCTCCTACAAGCCCGCCGTTCTGGAAAATGGTGCCCGCGTCATGGTCCCGCCCCATATCGAGGCTGGCACCAAGATCGTCGTGAACATCGAAACCGGCGAGTACATGGAACGCTTCAAGGACTGA
- the lspA gene encoding signal peptidase II, whose translation MRHGWMMVAGEGVMNAALVRKLRLVTGIVALVALVLDQVTKQWVLTSLLPCLSGPAGPECAVNSPFIEVTGFFNMVVAWNFGVSFSMFYSQHDLMPFALSLLAVAICGALLWWNRHNDRGLVALATGMVVGGAIGNVIDRFRFGAVADFLDFHVAGWHWPAFNVADCCIVVGVGLLLIDGLFSGDERR comes from the coding sequence GTGCGGCACGGATGGATGATGGTGGCGGGTGAAGGGGTGATGAACGCGGCGCTGGTGCGCAAGTTGCGGCTGGTCACCGGCATCGTGGCGCTGGTGGCGCTGGTCCTGGATCAGGTGACCAAACAATGGGTGCTGACCAGCCTGCTGCCCTGTCTGTCGGGGCCAGCGGGGCCGGAATGCGCCGTCAACTCCCCCTTCATCGAGGTCACGGGCTTCTTCAATATGGTGGTGGCCTGGAACTTCGGTGTCAGCTTCTCAATGTTCTACAGCCAGCATGATCTGATGCCGTTCGCGCTCAGCCTGCTGGCTGTCGCCATCTGTGGCGCGCTACTCTGGTGGAACCGCCACAACGATCGGGGTCTGGTGGCGCTGGCCACCGGCATGGTCGTTGGCGGCGCCATCGGCAATGTCATCGACCGGTTCCGCTTCGGGGCCGTCGCCGATTTCCTTGACTTTCACGTCGCAGGCTGGCACTGGCCGGCATTCAACGTGGCGGATTGCTGCATCGTGGTTGGGGTGGGCCTGTTGTTGATCGACGGGCTGTTCTCCGGCGACGAGCGGCGTTAG